The DNA segment TTGCCGGCTGCAACGCAGGAAGAAATCGATAACACCGTGGCGGTAATGGGCGGCGAAGACTGGCAAATGTGGATAGACGCCTTGGCCGAAGCCGGCGTGCTGGCGGAAGGCGCCAAAACCACCGCTTTTACCTATCTGGGCGAAAAAGTCACCTGGGACATCTATTGGGACGGCACCATAGGGGCGGCCAAGAAAGACTTGGACAAGCGCGTCATCGATATCCGCGCCAAATTGGCGGCACTGGGCGGCGATGCCCGCGTGTCGGTATTGAAAGCCGTGGTCACCCAAGCCAGCGCGGCGATTCCGGTAATGCCGTTGTATTTGGCATTGCTGTTCAAAGTCATGAAGGAACAGGGCAGCCACGAAGGCTGCATCGAACAAGTCAACGGCTTGTTCCGCGACAGCCTGTACGGAGCCAGCCCGATACTGGACGACGAAGGCCGCCTGCGCGCCGATTTAAAAGAACTGCAACCGCAAGTGCAGGACAAGGTCAATGCATTGTGGCAACAGGTCAACAATGACAATATCAACGCCTTGACCGATTTCGCCGGTTATAAACACGAGTTTATGAAGTTGTTCGGCTTTGAGGTGGACGGGGTCGATTACGAGGCCGACGTCAATCCGGAAGCACCGATAAGCAATCTGGCATAAGGCCTTTATGCCGCATAGGGTTGTATCGCCACTACCCTATGCGGAGATTGGCGAATGGGTGACTTCGACTCCGCTCAGTCAACGGCAAATTGCTTGGATTGGGTATAGTTATTGTCATAAATCGCCTTAGCAATATTCGGACGGTCGCCATGGCACCAGTATTGAAAAATTGGCAAGTTTTCTAACCATCTAATGATGTCCCGCACTTTGGCTATTCCAAAAATTCGCGCCATGCTCCTGCTGCTGTTGGGTTTTTCGCAAACCGCGTGCGATATTTCCCAACTCAATAATCCCTATCCGAAGGCCGATAGCGAGCAGACCATCCTCTACTCGTCGTTTGCCGAACGGCCCAAGCATTTGGACCCCGCCGTTGCCTACAGCAGCGATGAATACGGTTTTATCGGCCAGATTTACGAACCGCCGCTGCAATATCATTATTTAAAACGCCCCTATCAATTGCAGCCGCTGACGGCGGCCGATATGCCCAGGGTGCGCTATCTGGATGCCCAAGGCAATCCGTTAGCGGACAATGCCGGCGAGCGGGATATTGTTTACAGCGAGTATCTGATAACCATCAAGTCCGGCATCCGTTATCAGCCGCATCCGGCATTTAGCCGTAATGATCAAGGGCGGTTTTTGTATCACACGCTAAACGATCAGCAATTGGCCTCCAGCAGCACGATAAAAGATTTCCCGATACAGCAAAGCCGTGAGTTGCTGGCCGAGGATTATGTGTATCAGATCAAACGCCTGGCCTATCCGAAAATCCAGTCGCCTATCGCCGAACTGATGGCGGGCTATATCGACGGCTTTGCCGAGTTCGCTCAACAGACCCGCAAAATCGATATTGCCGAGCTTAAAAACCAATCCATGAGCGGTGTGCAGGCCGTCAACGATCATCAGTATCGGATACGCATCAAAGGCAAATACCCGCAATTTCAATATTGGCTGGCGATGCCGTTTTTCGCGCCGATGCCGTGGGAAGCCGATGCCTTTTATGCCCAGCCGGAGTTGAAAAAGCAAAACATCACATTGGACTGGTTTCCGGTAGGCACCGGGCCGTATTGGCTGGAGGAGAACAATCCCAATCGGCGCATGGTGCTGGCCAAAAACCCCAATTATCACCCGGATTTTTATCCGGTCGAAGGTGAGCCAGGCGACCGTGAAGCCGGTTGGCTGGACGATGCCGGCCAGCCTCTGCCGTTCGTCGACAAGGTAGTTTACACGCTGGAAAAAGAAACTATTCCTTACTGGGCCAAGTTTTTGCAAGGTTACTACGATGCTTCCGGTATTGCCTCCGACAGTTTCGACCAAGCCGTGCAGTTTTCCGGCAGCGGCGATCCGCAACTGACGCCTATTATGCGGGATAAACAGATTCAACTGCAGACCTTGGTGGCGACTTCGGTGTTTTACATGGGCTTTAACATGTTGGATCCAGTAATTGGCGGCGGTTCGGATGCAAACCGCAAATTGCGTCAAGCCATTTCCATCGCGGTCGATTATGAAGAATATATTGCCATTTTCGCCAACGGCCGGGGTGTCGCCGCCCAAGGCGCGTTGCCGCCGGGCATATTCGGCCATCAAGACGGCGAAGACGGCATCAATCCCGTGGTGTATCAATGGCAAAACGGCAAACCGCAGCGCAAAGCTATCGAAAAAGCCAAACAATTAATGTCCGAGGCCGGCTATCCCAACGGCATCGATCCCAAAACCGGCGAAGCTTTGCTGCTCTATTTCGATACCACCGCCGTCGGCACCGACGACAGAGCCTTGATGAACTGGTATCGCAAGCAGTTCGAAAAGCTGGGCATACAACTGGTGATACGCGGCACCGATTACAACCGTTTTCAGGAAAAAATGCGCACCGGAGCCGCGCAGATTTTCGTCTGGGGTTGGAATGCCGATTATCCCGATCCGGAGAATTTTTTCTTTCTGCTTTATGGCCCCAATTCCAAGGTCAAGCAGGGCGGGGAAAACGCCGGCAATTACGCCAATCCGGAATTCGACCGCCTGTTCGAGCAAATGCGCAACATGGACAACGGCCCGGAGCGCCAGATCATCATTGATCGCATGCAGACGATATTGCGCCAGGATGCTCCGTGGTTGTTCGGTTATTACCCCAAGGATTTCGCCTTGTTGCACAGCTGGTATAAAAACCTGAAACCGGCGCGGATGATCAGCAACCGCTTGAAATACAGCCGAATCGATACCGGGTTGCGCGAGCAAAAGCGCCGGGAATGGAACCAGGCTGAGTTTTGGCCGTTATTGGTGTTGATAGCGCTATTGGGGGTTGCGATCTATCCAGCGGTTAAGGCTTATCGGCGACAACAACAAGAGAGGTGATGTCTAGCGTTTTAGGCTCAGTTGATTTTGTTTTACTTTTATGGAATCACTCCTCACAATGGCTACGGCGACACAGTTGTGTAAGCCTCCATTTTTCAAAATAAAGGAACTTATTTCATGAAATTGTTTACGAACAAAATAGTAAGGCTATTAGGTATATCGTGGATTGCGGTACTCAGTGTGGGTAAAGCTGATGCCGTCATCGTAGTCGGTGGCGGTGTCGATCTGATCGACACTAAACACTATGTCATCAACTCTGAACAGAGTAGTGTTTCTTTTACTTCCGGTACATTAGTTTTTCCTGATGATGGTTCGTCGGCTATTCAAACTTATGACTTGGCGGGTAGTTTTGACGCAGAGATGAAACGTTATTGGTGGGATTACTATCTTGACGGCGATACCGACGGTAGCCAAGGCACTTTTACCTATTCGACTAATTGGCTTGAGTTGGTGAAGCCATCACTGATTGCGGACGGGTTATCTTCCGAGTTTAGATTTCCAAATTTCCCTAGCTTTATGAATACGGCTACAGAGTTTTTTGGTAGCAATAATCCATGTGCATTGCCTTTAGGGCCGGATACTTTTTGTTCCGGTAGTTCTTTCGGTGAATCTTCGCTGACTGGACAGTTACAAGGGACCAAAATTTTAATTAACGGCACGCAGCCTGACGTCTTTTTCTCTTTTGGCGGTGGCTACACGTATCATATCGAAGCTGCTGTTGTGCCGGTGCCTGCAGCCTTTTGGTTGTTTTTTTCCGGCCTGAGCATGTTGGTTGTTCGTCGTCGATAGATAGGCCAGACTCAACAATTTGCCCTATCATGTTCAAGTTAGTCATGAAAACTTGCGTACCGTGACTCATGATAGGGCCATTCAAGCTTATCTCGATGAAATGTTGTTGATTCGGCGATAACGGCGCCGAGACGAAAGATGTATAGCCCTCATATCGATAGATGCGCTCAACCAAACACATGATCGCCTACCCATCATTGGGCACGATCGCTATTTTAGTGAATATGCACTTGCCGGGTCTTGCCCCTATCGCTTCTGCTCAAGGTGTAGTCTTCCTGATCGCCCGACATCGGCTTGCCGTCACTGTCCAGCGTGACCAAGGCTCCTTCGTCTTGAATGGTATATAGCCGTTTGGCGGCGCCTTCCTTACTGGGCGTCAACGTCAGGATATGGGTTTTATCGTCCCAATCGTATTTGCCTTTTTCGTAATACTCTCGCATTGAAAACTCTTTGGTAAATTGTGTGACCAGCAAATAATTGTTCCTGGGTTTTAGCGACAGGGTTTGCTTGATGCCGTCGCACCCCTCTTCCTTACACGGCAAGTAACCGTAAAAAACACCCCGAAATCCGCCGCTAGAATCTTCCGATTTTTGATGCATCGAATGACCCATGCCGTCCTGGTGCCTCATTTCCCGTGCCTTCAGGGCTTCTTCCTGCAGTTGCATATCGGATTTTGCCCATGCGGGGTTGCATGTTAAAAACAATGCGCCAAAAACCGTCAGCGCGACATTTTTTGTAATTTTTTTGTTTAATGTGTGCATATAAAATCTTTCTGTTTCTGTGCATAAATATACGAAGCAAAGGCGCTCACCACAAAAGCGTCTCGGCCTAAGGTTACCAGCATAATCTTTTCTCGCCTATCACTTCAATTTGCCGTTTGTTGAAAAACGCCAAAGTTGCGAGAATGGGGCTTAATTCCAATACCAGTGGACATTGCCAACCAGACATGATCACCTACATCATCCGCCGCTTTCTCTATGCATTACCGCTGCTGATGGCGGTCAACGTGCTGACCTTCGTCTTATTCTTCGTCGTCAACAGTCCGGACGACATGGCGCGCATGCAACTGGGGCAAAAACATGTCACCGAGCAGGCCATTCAGAATTGGAAGCATCAGCACGGTTACGACCTGCCCTTGTTGTGGAATGGCGGGCAGGATGGCGGCAAGCAGTTGACCGAGACCATTTTTTATCAAAAATCGGTGAATTTGTTTTTATTCGATTTCGGCATTTCCGACAGCGGCCGCAACATCGGCACCGACATTCAGCAACGCATGTGGCCGAGTCTGGCGCTGGCCTTGCCTTCACTGCTGGTCGGATTATTGGTCAATATCACGCTGGCTTTGCTGATGGTGCTGTTCCGCAACAGCTATCTGGAATTGGCCAGCAGTGTGGTCTGCGTGATGCTGATGTCGGTATCGTCGTTGTTTTACATCATCGGCGGCCAGTTCTTCATCGGCAAACTGCTGAAACTGGTGCCGATCTCGGGGTACGACGAAGGCCTGGCGGCCGCTAAGTTTCTGATATTGCCGGTCATTATCAGCGTGGTGGCCGGCATCGGTTCCGGTGTGCGTTGGTATCGAACATTGTTTCTGGAAGAAGTGGAAAAAGACTACGTGCGTACCGCCCGCGCCAAGGGGCTGACGGAAACCCAGGTGTTGTTCAAGCATGTGCTGAAGAATGCGATGATCCCTATCCTGACCGGCGTGGTGGTGGTATTGCCGCTGTTGTTCATGGGCAGTTTGATCATGGAATCGTTCTTTAGCATCCCTGGCCTTGGTAGTTACACTATCGATGCGATCAATCGGCAGGATTTCGCTATCGTCCGCTCCATGGTGTTTCTGGGTTCCGCCTTGTACATAGCCGGTTTGTTGATGACCGATATTTCCTACACCTTGGTCGATCCGCGCGTGAGGTTGAACTGATGCTGGTGTTATGGACCGACGCGTTGATTTATCTGCTGGTAGTGGCCGCCGGCATGCTGGCTTGGTATCTAAGTCGCCAGCAGCATATGCGTAGGCCCTTGCATAAAATCGCCGCCAGCCCGGTGGCGATGGCCTCGCTGACGCTACTGTTGTGTTTCGCGCTGATCGGCTTGGCCGATTCGATTCATTTCAAGGATACTGATAGCCGCAGTAACGACGCTATCAGTCTGCTGGATGTGGCCTGCTCCACCATGCGCTCACACAGCGAAAAAACCTATTCCGCGCCGTTCTCGGCTTATCTGTATGCCAAGGAAACCCTTACCGCCGAGGATGGCGCTACCCGCTGGGATTATCCGCGTTTGACCTATGGCGGCGCGCATTTGCACGATCCGGACAGCGAATTAAATCGCGATGTATTGTTGAAAACTCTGGGCGGTTTTAGCAAAGGCGCCGGCTTGATGCTGATGATTTTGTTGTTTGCCTGGGGCGATAAACGCGAACGCAGCAGGCGGTTCATGCGCAGTTCTAGCGGCAAGGCGGTATGGCTGGTGATGTTTTTAGTCGTGTCATTGTTTTACACCCTGTTTTCCTTGTCGGCTTTTTACCATGTGCTCGGCACCGATAAGGTTGGAGAGGATGTGTTTTATCAGGCTTTGAAAAGCATACGCACCGGCCTGGTGATTGGCTCGTTGACCACCTTGGTGATGCTGCCGCTGGCTATCGTATTCGGCATCATGGCCGGCTTTTTCAAGGGTTGGGTCGACGATCTGATTCAGTTCATTTATACCACGCTGAACTCGATCCCCAGCGTGTTATTGATAGCCGCCTCGATTCTGATGGTACAGGTCTACATGACCAACCACGCCGAGGATTTTAATAATTCGCTGGTGCGGGCCGACATGCGCCTGCTTTTTCTGTGCCTGATTCTGGGCGTCACCAGTTGGACCGGCCTATGTCGCTTGCTACGCGCCGAAACCTTGAAGCTGCGCGAGATGGAGTATGTATTGGCCGCGCAGGCGCTGGGCGTCAAACCGGCGATGATACTGTTCCGCCACATCCTGCCCAATGTGATGCACATCGTTTTGATTAGCGTGGTGCTGGATTTCAGCTCTCTGGTGCTGGCCGAGGCCGTGCTGTCCTACATCAACATCGGCGTCGATCCCACTACCCATAGTTGGGGCAACATGATCAACAGCGCCCGCCTGGAAATGGCCCGCGAACCGGTGGTGTGGTGGTCGCTGGCGGCGGCGTTTGTGTTCATGTTCGCGTTGGTGCTGGCGGCGAATTTGTTTGCCGATAGTGTCAGGGATGCGTTTGATCCAAGGAGGGCTGCGCGTGGTTAATACTTTGTTGAAAGTGGAAGGATTAAGTGTTGCATTTGGCAATGCCGATGTGGTTGACAATATCAGCTTCGACATCCACCCCGGCGAAACCTTCGCCCTGGTTGGCGAATCCGGTTCCGGCAAGTCGATTACCGCGCTGTCGGTGTTGCGCTTGCTACCGAATGCAGCAAAGATGCATGCCGGATCGATGGCATTGCAAAACGATGATTTGCTGAATATTCCGGAAATCGAGTTCTGCAAGCTACGCGGCCGCCGCATAGGCCTGATTTTCCAAGACCCGATGTCGTCGTTGAATCCGGTGCTGACTATTGGCGAGCAGATAGCCGAGGTGTTGCATATTCATTTCCAGTTGTCCGGTAGTGAAGTTCAGCAGCGGGTACTGGAATTGTTGCAG comes from the Methylomonas sp. LL1 genome and includes:
- the fabV gene encoding enoyl-ACP reductase FabV, which codes for MIIKPRVRGFMCVTTHPVGCEANVKQQIEYVKACGAIAGGPKNVLILGASTGYGLASRIVSAFGAGAKTLGVFFEREGTADKPGTPGWYNSAAFHKFAEAEGLYAKSINGDAFSDDIKQKTIAAIKQDMGKVDLVIYSLAAPRRTHPKTGVTHNSTLKPIGKDLVQNGIDTDKEVIKSFTLPAATQEEIDNTVAVMGGEDWQMWIDALAEAGVLAEGAKTTAFTYLGEKVTWDIYWDGTIGAAKKDLDKRVIDIRAKLAALGGDARVSVLKAVVTQASAAIPVMPLYLALLFKVMKEQGSHEGCIEQVNGLFRDSLYGASPILDDEGRLRADLKELQPQVQDKVNALWQQVNNDNINALTDFAGYKHEFMKLFGFEVDGVDYEADVNPEAPISNLA
- a CDS encoding ABC transporter substrate-binding protein; translated protein: MSRTLAIPKIRAMLLLLLGFSQTACDISQLNNPYPKADSEQTILYSSFAERPKHLDPAVAYSSDEYGFIGQIYEPPLQYHYLKRPYQLQPLTAADMPRVRYLDAQGNPLADNAGERDIVYSEYLITIKSGIRYQPHPAFSRNDQGRFLYHTLNDQQLASSSTIKDFPIQQSRELLAEDYVYQIKRLAYPKIQSPIAELMAGYIDGFAEFAQQTRKIDIAELKNQSMSGVQAVNDHQYRIRIKGKYPQFQYWLAMPFFAPMPWEADAFYAQPELKKQNITLDWFPVGTGPYWLEENNPNRRMVLAKNPNYHPDFYPVEGEPGDREAGWLDDAGQPLPFVDKVVYTLEKETIPYWAKFLQGYYDASGIASDSFDQAVQFSGSGDPQLTPIMRDKQIQLQTLVATSVFYMGFNMLDPVIGGGSDANRKLRQAISIAVDYEEYIAIFANGRGVAAQGALPPGIFGHQDGEDGINPVVYQWQNGKPQRKAIEKAKQLMSEAGYPNGIDPKTGEALLLYFDTTAVGTDDRALMNWYRKQFEKLGIQLVIRGTDYNRFQEKMRTGAAQIFVWGWNADYPDPENFFFLLYGPNSKVKQGGENAGNYANPEFDRLFEQMRNMDNGPERQIIIDRMQTILRQDAPWLFGYYPKDFALLHSWYKNLKPARMISNRLKYSRIDTGLREQKRREWNQAEFWPLLVLIALLGVAIYPAVKAYRRQQQER
- a CDS encoding copper resistance protein NlpE; this encodes MHTLNKKITKNVALTVFGALFLTCNPAWAKSDMQLQEEALKAREMRHQDGMGHSMHQKSEDSSGGFRGVFYGYLPCKEEGCDGIKQTLSLKPRNNYLLVTQFTKEFSMREYYEKGKYDWDDKTHILTLTPSKEGAAKRLYTIQDEGALVTLDSDGKPMSGDQEDYTLSRSDRGKTRQVHIH
- a CDS encoding ABC transporter permease; translation: MITYIIRRFLYALPLLMAVNVLTFVLFFVVNSPDDMARMQLGQKHVTEQAIQNWKHQHGYDLPLLWNGGQDGGKQLTETIFYQKSVNLFLFDFGISDSGRNIGTDIQQRMWPSLALALPSLLVGLLVNITLALLMVLFRNSYLELASSVVCVMLMSVSSLFYIIGGQFFIGKLLKLVPISGYDEGLAAAKFLILPVIISVVAGIGSGVRWYRTLFLEEVEKDYVRTARAKGLTETQVLFKHVLKNAMIPILTGVVVVLPLLFMGSLIMESFFSIPGLGSYTIDAINRQDFAIVRSMVFLGSALYIAGLLMTDISYTLVDPRVRLN
- a CDS encoding ABC transporter permease yields the protein MLVLWTDALIYLLVVAAGMLAWYLSRQQHMRRPLHKIAASPVAMASLTLLLCFALIGLADSIHFKDTDSRSNDAISLLDVACSTMRSHSEKTYSAPFSAYLYAKETLTAEDGATRWDYPRLTYGGAHLHDPDSELNRDVLLKTLGGFSKGAGLMLMILLFAWGDKRERSRRFMRSSSGKAVWLVMFLVVSLFYTLFSLSAFYHVLGTDKVGEDVFYQALKSIRTGLVIGSLTTLVMLPLAIVFGIMAGFFKGWVDDLIQFIYTTLNSIPSVLLIAASILMVQVYMTNHAEDFNNSLVRADMRLLFLCLILGVTSWTGLCRLLRAETLKLREMEYVLAAQALGVKPAMILFRHILPNVMHIVLISVVLDFSSLVLAEAVLSYINIGVDPTTHSWGNMINSARLEMAREPVVWWSLAAAFVFMFALVLAANLFADSVRDAFDPRRAARG